A genome region from Panicum virgatum strain AP13 chromosome 4K, P.virgatum_v5, whole genome shotgun sequence includes the following:
- the LOC120704085 gene encoding plasma membrane ATPase 4-like isoform X1, which yields MASLEDLKNENVDLESIPIQEVFAVLKSSPHGLTSNDGASRLQIFGPNKLEEKKESKLLKFLGFMWNPLSWVMEAAAIMAIVLANGGGRPPDWQDFVGIVTLLFINSTISFIEENNAGNAAAALMASLAPQTKVLRDGKWSEQDAAILVPGDIISIKLGDIIPADARLMDGDPLKIDQSALTGESLPVNKMPGDSIYSGSTCKQGEIEAVVIATGVHTFFGKAAHLVDSTNNVGHFQKVLTAIGNFCICSIAVGMLIEVIVMYPIQHRQYRDGIDNLLVLLIGGIPIAMPTVLSVTMAIGSHRLSQQGAITKRMTAIEEMAGMDVLCSDKTGTLTLNKLTVDKNMIEPFVKDLDKDAVVLYSARASRTENQDAIDASIVGMLADPREARAGIQEVHFMPFNPVDKRTAITYIDSDGTWHRISKGAPEQIIELCRLRDDLSRRVHAIIAKFADRGLRSLAVARQRVPECSKDAPGSPWQFLAVLPLFDPPRHDSAETIRRALNLGVNVKMITGDQLAIGKETGRRLGMGTNMYPSSSLLKDGDTGGLPVDELIEKADGFAGVFPEHKYEIVRRLQERKHICGMTGDGVNDAPALKKADIGIAVADATDAARGASDIVLTEPGLSVIISAVLTSRAIFQRMKNYTIYAVSITIRVVLGFMLLALIWRFDFAPFMVLIIAVLNDGTIMTISKDRVKPSPMPDAWRLQEIFATGVVLGTYLALATVLFFWAVRDTSFFTSTFGVRHIGDSTEELMAAVYLQVSIISQALIFVTRARSWFFVERPGLLLVAAFLAAQLVATLIAVYAEWPFARIKGIGWGWGAVIWLFTIVTFFPLDVFKFAIRYFLSGKQWNNVFDNKTAFANELDYGKSKREAQWAIAQRSLHGLQQPEASGLFNTDNTNDFIELSEIAEQAKRRAEIARLRELHTLKGHVESVVKLKGLDIDTIQHNYTV from the exons ATGGCGTCGCTCGAGGACCTCAAGAACGAGAACGTCGACCTC GAGAGCATCCCGATCCAGGAGGTGTTCGCCGTCCTCAAGTCCTCGCCGCACGGGCTCACCTCCAACGATGGCGCCAGCCGCCTCCAGATCTTCGGCCCCAACAAGCTCGAGGAGAAGAAG GAGAGCAAGCTGCTCAAGTTCCTGGGGTTCATGTGGAACCCGCTCTCCTGGGTCATGGAGGCCGCCGCCATCATGGCCATCGTCCTCGCCAACGGAGGG GGGAGGCCGCCGGACTGGCAGGACTTCGTCGGGATCGTCACGCTGCTCTTCATCAACTCCACCATCAGCTTCATCGAGGAGAACAACGccggcaacgccgccgccgcactcatGGCCAGCCTCGCGCCCCAGACCAAG GTGCTGAGGGACGGCAAGTGGTCGGAGCAGGACGCGGCGATCCTGGTGCCCGGCGACATCATCAGCATCAAGCTCGGCGACATCATCCCGGCGGACGCGCGGCTGATGGACGGCGACCCGCTCAAGATCGACCAGTCGGCGCTCACCGGCGAGTCGCTCCCCGTGAACAAGATGCCCGGCGACAGCATCTACTCCGGCTCCACGTGCAAGCAGGGCGAGATCGAGGCCGTCGTCATCGCCACCGGCGTGCACACCTTCTTCGGCAAGGCCGCGCACCTGGTCGACAGCACCAACAACGTCGGCCACTTCCAGAAGGTGCTGACGGCGATCGGCAACTTCTGCATCTGCTCCATCGCGGTGGGGATGCTGATCGAGGTGATCGTCATGTACCCCATCCAGCACCGGCAGTACCGCGACGGCATCGACAACCTGCTGGTGCTGCTCATCGGCGGGATCCCCATCGCCATGCCCACCGTGCTGTCGGTGACCATGGCCATCGGGTCGCACCGGCTCTCGCAGCAGGGCGCCATCACCAAGCGCATGACGGCCATCGAGGAGATGGCCGGCATGGACGTGCTCTGCAGCGACAAGACCGGCACGCTCACCCTCAACAAGCTCACCGTCGACAAGAACATGATCGAG CCGTTTGTCAAGGATCTGGACAAGGACGCCGTAGTCCTCTACTCCGCTCGAGCGTCGCGAACCGAGAACCAGGACGCCATCGACGCGTCCATCGTCGGAATGCTCGCCGACCCCAGGGAG GCCCGTGCCGGCATCCAGGAGGTTCACTTCATGCCCTTCAACCCCGTGGACAAGCGCACGGCCATCACCTACATCGACTCCGACGGCACCTGGCACCGCATCAGCAAGGGCGCGCCGGAGCAGATCATCGAGCTGTGCCGGCTCCGGGACGACCTCAGCCGGCGCGTGCACGCCATCATCGCCAAGTTCGCCGACCGCGGCCTGCGCTCGCTGGCCGTGGCGCGGCAGCGCGTCCCCGAGTGCAGCAAGGACGCGCCGGGCAGCCCGTGGCAGTTCCTCGCCGTGCTCCCGCTCTTCGACCCGCCGCGCCACGACAGCGCCGAGACCATCCGCCGCGCGCTCAACCTGGGCGTGAACGTGAAGATGATCACCGGCGACCAGCTGGCCATAGGCAAGGAGACGGGGCGGCGGCTGGGCATGGGCACCAACATGTACCCATCCAGCTCCCTGCTCAAGGACGGCGACACGGGGGGGCTCCCCGTGGACGAGCTGATCGAGAAGGCGGACGGGTTCGCCGGCGTGTTCCCGGAGCACAAGTACGAGATCGTGCGGCGGCTGCAGGAGCGGAAGCACATCTGCGGGATGACGGGCGACGGTGTGAACGACGCGCCGGCGCTGAAGAAGGCGGACATCGGGATCGCGGTGGCGGACGCGACggacgcggcgcgcggcgcgtcgGACATCGTGCTGACGGAGCCCGGGCTGAGCGTCATCATCAGCGCCGTGCTCACCAGCCGCGCCATCTTCCAGCGGATGAAGAACTACACCATCTACGCCGTGTCCATCACCATCCGGGTGGTGCTGGGGTTCATGCTCCTGGCGCTCATCTGGCGCTTCGACTTCGCGCCCTTCATGGTGCTCATCATCGCCGTGCTCAACGACGGCACCATCATGACCATCTCCAAGGACCGCGTCAAGCCGTCCCCGATGCCCGACGCCTGGCGCCTGCAGGAGATCTTCGCCACCGGCGTGGTGCTCGGTACCTACCTGGCGCTCGCCACCGTGCTCTTCTTCTGGGCCGTCCGCGACACCTCCTTCTTCACGAGCACCTTCGGGGTGCGGCACATCGGCGACAGCACGGAGGAGCTGATGGCGGCGGTGTACCTGCAGGTGAGCATCATCAGCCAGGCGCTCATCTTCGTGACGCGCGCCCGGAGCTGGTTCTTCGTGGAGCGGCCGGGCCTGCTGCTGGTGGCCGCCTTCCTAGCGGCGCAGCTGGTGGCGACGCTCATCGCCGTGTACGCCGAGTGGCCGTTCGCGCGGATCAAGGGCATCGGCTGGGGCTGGGGCGCCGTCATCTGGCTCTTCACCATCGTCACCTTCTTCCCGCTGGACGTGTTCAAGTTCGCCATCCGCTACTTCCTCAGCGGCAAGCAGTGGAACAACGTCTTCGACAACAAGACGGCCTTCGCCAACGAGCTCGACTACGGCAAGAGCAAGCGGGAGGCGCAGTGGGCCATCGCGCAGCGGTCGCTGCACGGCCTGCAGCAGCCCGAGGCGTCGGGCCTCTTCAACACCGACAACACCAACGACTTCATCGAGCTCTCCGAGATCGCAGAGCAGGCAAAGCGCCGGGCCGAGATCGCCAG GCTACGGGAGCTGCACACGCTAAAAGGCCACGTCGAGTCGGTGGTGAAGCTCAAGGGGCTGGACATCGACACCATCCAACATAACTACACCGTCTGA
- the LOC120704085 gene encoding plasma membrane ATPase 4-like isoform X2, whose product MWNPLSWVMEAAAIMAIVLANGGVRTPRRGTPPDWQDFVGIVTLLFINSTISFIEENNAGNAAAALMASLAPQTKVLRDGKWSEQDAAILVPGDIISIKLGDIIPADARLMDGDPLKIDQSALTGESLPVNKMPGDSIYSGSTCKQGEIEAVVIATGVHTFFGKAAHLVDSTNNVGHFQKVLTAIGNFCICSIAVGMLIEVIVMYPIQHRQYRDGIDNLLVLLIGGIPIAMPTVLSVTMAIGSHRLSQQGAITKRMTAIEEMAGMDVLCSDKTGTLTLNKLTVDKNMIEPFVKDLDKDAVVLYSARASRTENQDAIDASIVGMLADPREARAGIQEVHFMPFNPVDKRTAITYIDSDGTWHRISKGAPEQIIELCRLRDDLSRRVHAIIAKFADRGLRSLAVARQRVPECSKDAPGSPWQFLAVLPLFDPPRHDSAETIRRALNLGVNVKMITGDQLAIGKETGRRLGMGTNMYPSSSLLKDGDTGGLPVDELIEKADGFAGVFPEHKYEIVRRLQERKHICGMTGDGVNDAPALKKADIGIAVADATDAARGASDIVLTEPGLSVIISAVLTSRAIFQRMKNYTIYAVSITIRVVLGFMLLALIWRFDFAPFMVLIIAVLNDGTIMTISKDRVKPSPMPDAWRLQEIFATGVVLGTYLALATVLFFWAVRDTSFFTSTFGVRHIGDSTEELMAAVYLQVSIISQALIFVTRARSWFFVERPGLLLVAAFLAAQLVATLIAVYAEWPFARIKGIGWGWGAVIWLFTIVTFFPLDVFKFAIRYFLSGKQWNNVFDNKTAFANELDYGKSKREAQWAIAQRSLHGLQQPEASGLFNTDNTNDFIELSEIAEQAKRRAEIARLRELHTLKGHVESVVKLKGLDIDTIQHNYTV is encoded by the exons ATGTGGAACCCGCTCTCCTGGGTCATGGAGGCCGCCGCCATCATGGCCATCGTCCTCGCCAACGGAGGGGTGCGTACGCCTCGCCGTGGAAC GCCGCCGGACTGGCAGGACTTCGTCGGGATCGTCACGCTGCTCTTCATCAACTCCACCATCAGCTTCATCGAGGAGAACAACGccggcaacgccgccgccgcactcatGGCCAGCCTCGCGCCCCAGACCAAG GTGCTGAGGGACGGCAAGTGGTCGGAGCAGGACGCGGCGATCCTGGTGCCCGGCGACATCATCAGCATCAAGCTCGGCGACATCATCCCGGCGGACGCGCGGCTGATGGACGGCGACCCGCTCAAGATCGACCAGTCGGCGCTCACCGGCGAGTCGCTCCCCGTGAACAAGATGCCCGGCGACAGCATCTACTCCGGCTCCACGTGCAAGCAGGGCGAGATCGAGGCCGTCGTCATCGCCACCGGCGTGCACACCTTCTTCGGCAAGGCCGCGCACCTGGTCGACAGCACCAACAACGTCGGCCACTTCCAGAAGGTGCTGACGGCGATCGGCAACTTCTGCATCTGCTCCATCGCGGTGGGGATGCTGATCGAGGTGATCGTCATGTACCCCATCCAGCACCGGCAGTACCGCGACGGCATCGACAACCTGCTGGTGCTGCTCATCGGCGGGATCCCCATCGCCATGCCCACCGTGCTGTCGGTGACCATGGCCATCGGGTCGCACCGGCTCTCGCAGCAGGGCGCCATCACCAAGCGCATGACGGCCATCGAGGAGATGGCCGGCATGGACGTGCTCTGCAGCGACAAGACCGGCACGCTCACCCTCAACAAGCTCACCGTCGACAAGAACATGATCGAG CCGTTTGTCAAGGATCTGGACAAGGACGCCGTAGTCCTCTACTCCGCTCGAGCGTCGCGAACCGAGAACCAGGACGCCATCGACGCGTCCATCGTCGGAATGCTCGCCGACCCCAGGGAG GCCCGTGCCGGCATCCAGGAGGTTCACTTCATGCCCTTCAACCCCGTGGACAAGCGCACGGCCATCACCTACATCGACTCCGACGGCACCTGGCACCGCATCAGCAAGGGCGCGCCGGAGCAGATCATCGAGCTGTGCCGGCTCCGGGACGACCTCAGCCGGCGCGTGCACGCCATCATCGCCAAGTTCGCCGACCGCGGCCTGCGCTCGCTGGCCGTGGCGCGGCAGCGCGTCCCCGAGTGCAGCAAGGACGCGCCGGGCAGCCCGTGGCAGTTCCTCGCCGTGCTCCCGCTCTTCGACCCGCCGCGCCACGACAGCGCCGAGACCATCCGCCGCGCGCTCAACCTGGGCGTGAACGTGAAGATGATCACCGGCGACCAGCTGGCCATAGGCAAGGAGACGGGGCGGCGGCTGGGCATGGGCACCAACATGTACCCATCCAGCTCCCTGCTCAAGGACGGCGACACGGGGGGGCTCCCCGTGGACGAGCTGATCGAGAAGGCGGACGGGTTCGCCGGCGTGTTCCCGGAGCACAAGTACGAGATCGTGCGGCGGCTGCAGGAGCGGAAGCACATCTGCGGGATGACGGGCGACGGTGTGAACGACGCGCCGGCGCTGAAGAAGGCGGACATCGGGATCGCGGTGGCGGACGCGACggacgcggcgcgcggcgcgtcgGACATCGTGCTGACGGAGCCCGGGCTGAGCGTCATCATCAGCGCCGTGCTCACCAGCCGCGCCATCTTCCAGCGGATGAAGAACTACACCATCTACGCCGTGTCCATCACCATCCGGGTGGTGCTGGGGTTCATGCTCCTGGCGCTCATCTGGCGCTTCGACTTCGCGCCCTTCATGGTGCTCATCATCGCCGTGCTCAACGACGGCACCATCATGACCATCTCCAAGGACCGCGTCAAGCCGTCCCCGATGCCCGACGCCTGGCGCCTGCAGGAGATCTTCGCCACCGGCGTGGTGCTCGGTACCTACCTGGCGCTCGCCACCGTGCTCTTCTTCTGGGCCGTCCGCGACACCTCCTTCTTCACGAGCACCTTCGGGGTGCGGCACATCGGCGACAGCACGGAGGAGCTGATGGCGGCGGTGTACCTGCAGGTGAGCATCATCAGCCAGGCGCTCATCTTCGTGACGCGCGCCCGGAGCTGGTTCTTCGTGGAGCGGCCGGGCCTGCTGCTGGTGGCCGCCTTCCTAGCGGCGCAGCTGGTGGCGACGCTCATCGCCGTGTACGCCGAGTGGCCGTTCGCGCGGATCAAGGGCATCGGCTGGGGCTGGGGCGCCGTCATCTGGCTCTTCACCATCGTCACCTTCTTCCCGCTGGACGTGTTCAAGTTCGCCATCCGCTACTTCCTCAGCGGCAAGCAGTGGAACAACGTCTTCGACAACAAGACGGCCTTCGCCAACGAGCTCGACTACGGCAAGAGCAAGCGGGAGGCGCAGTGGGCCATCGCGCAGCGGTCGCTGCACGGCCTGCAGCAGCCCGAGGCGTCGGGCCTCTTCAACACCGACAACACCAACGACTTCATCGAGCTCTCCGAGATCGCAGAGCAGGCAAAGCGCCGGGCCGAGATCGCCAG GCTACGGGAGCTGCACACGCTAAAAGGCCACGTCGAGTCGGTGGTGAAGCTCAAGGGGCTGGACATCGACACCATCCAACATAACTACACCGTCTGA